The DNA sequence gcttcaattggtcttctagcttgaggataggaggatgagttgcagggatgagaaattgtttcttggaggatagtggtttgatgttggtgattgaactagtctccaagtgggagatttgtcaggctttgtggagcctagttttgtttgattcgGTTTGGCGACCCGACCTGAATAATATTGTGTGATTTTTTAATGAGAGATTTACTGAGGCTTAGTCCATGGAACGAAGGCTTGGGCCGACAGGCCTAAGccgcccgtttagcccattgtggaaccgtCTTTTGTAATTAAGGTTTTTTAATGTGGTGTGGTTGttgtgttatatatagagagaaaatattgtagctgACAAAAGTACtatgtattcttccctgataatagtgatatccctgcaactccatGGAcataggcaaattgccgaaccacgtaaatattgtcttgtgcgtgtgattgtttttctttagcgtgtgttttctttttttttttttgtttctcacaggttgggaattcgACTTAATTCCCTTCAGTACTTCTGTGAATAGATATGCTTTATGTGTAAAATACCCTCATGCTTGATTGTGTTTTGAATTGCTTTGACTAGTATATAGTCTCCTAAATAGAACAGAATATGATGCACATTGTATGTTATATATCTTGTTTTTTGAAccaactttgatgtcttgtggtAACACTTAAGTTGTGCTTCAAGTGAACATATTAcaatttctttatgattgtgttTTGAATTCTTGTTTGGAATGCTAGTGATAATAGAGTTTTcaaatcaccttagcctacttaggtatccttAATCAATTGACTAATTGTCATAATTCTCTCAATTCAGCTAgcagagacctctttagggcttagaggggtgctacctctttgaggtaccttcccaataggtaacctaatccctgGATCTAGACTTGGGTTTTTGATCTAGACTTGGGATTTTCAAAGACTTGCCTTTCCAAAATTTAAGGAGTCatttttattaaggttttagtttcttattttattttctcttaaaaaataataaaataagtcgCGACTCtagtttttcataaaatacaatttttcacCTTAAAAAGAGAGTCTTGTCGACGAATGGGgacacacatgaaaaatatggGTCAATACTAGGTCTGAGCTAGAGGTACCTACCTATTAAATGTTTTACCTTATTTCATATGTGTTTTTGTATATCAATTAAGATCActtgatattgattttaatgTGTTGTTTCAAGGATTAGGTTTGGATTAACCATTTGAGGCCAGGCTAGCCAATGAAGTTGAGGCTCATTCCGATGCTTTTGGTGGTAACAAGAAAGTGACCATGGAGGTGCTTGAAGTAGGTGAAACTATGGGTGCAACTTTGATAATCCAATTGTACTGCTTCAAGGTGCAAGCAAATATGTCAAAGCTAAGCATTGGTTCTTCTTTGCACGAAATAGGATCGTCCTTAGATCTCCCTGTGCTAGCCTAGATTCATCATCTAAGATAGCAAAGCATCCTCTTAGTTCTTAATTTCAGttgtttttttactaaataagaTAGGAAGTTTTTTCTTGTATGGTACTCTTAGACACTTGTGTTTGAAAAGCTATGTTGCGTATTTTTGTTGTAATgacttctttcaaattttaatgtgGCTGATAGGGTTGTATGTTGTGTGTTGCATGTGTACAACTCTTTAGTTGTCAATGTTCTACAACATAGAGATTGAATTGTGGTTAGGCTTTGCACATGAGAAAAAACAATTGTTGCACCAGTTGTTCAAGGTGCACACCGGTTGGTTAGCCACAATTCAATTAATTATGCATTGATTCCCTTGTGGCGAGTCAGCATTATGGAACTGGGGCTTATAATCATACTAGTGCTGAAAAAGTATGGCCCAGTCATACAATCTTAAGGCTTATTGCatcattcattattttttttaaggcagTTGTAACAGCTTGATGAAGCTAAAAAAGAAGTGGCCTGAGTCTTCTATTCACATAGGACAaattatattattcatataaataatattttgctAACTATATGATATGCGTAGGAACAAAAAACTCAAAAAGGGGCAAACAAGTAGTTTAGTCAAGTGTAGTACTTTTTTAAGCATACTTGGTTCCATGGACGCAGTAGCTAAGTGCCATTTGGCAGTTGAGCTAACAGGCACCTGCTAATGCCATTTTCAAAATGGGGAATGGCCATCCAAGTCAGGGTCGGCTTCCCTTCTCTTGGGTACTAGATCTCTTTCATTTATTAGGATGTCTAACCTTTCAGTTATAGTTTTCGAGCTGCTCGTTGTTAATAAGTGTAGCTTGAATTGCTGccatttctctttttcttcaagGAAGgtaacaaattcaaacaaagcCTCATGATTAATCTTACCATGATATGCATGTACCTATNNNNNNNNNNNNNNNNNNNNNNNNNNNNNNNNNNNNNNNNNNNNNNNNNNNNNNNNNNNNNNNNNNNNNNNNNNNNNNNNNNNNNNNNNNNNNNNNNNNNTTGTATTTGTATgtgatgggttttttttttggtttttagaaaGGGCAATTTTGATTGGAACCGATGGTTTTGTTGAAAGAaaatctgtttggttgctaagaaagtAGATGAAAAGCAGAGGAATAagtggatttttatttttattttttgaaattttctgtttatttattatttttttgggttatcagaaagagaaaaatgaagagaagagTTACCTCAACTTAGGCAAATGGTTGTATTAAGATTAGCTGGGCCATGACTTTCTGGATTTCAGGggtttaaataatgaaataatttccttcgaaaattctctcttttttcttacattttctcaacaaccaaacagaacGTGATCGtgttttctgttttattttttatttattttttataagacttCCTTTTTCAATTGAATTGTGGGTGCATGTGATCGTCCTTGATTATGTTAGATTCTAATTAATCTATTTATCTGCCAATTGTTTCTTGTATTGACTTGAAGTGgtgctttgatttaattaaatataaaattagaaaatttatttcagTTCTTTCTCTCAGATTCCCTTGCAACAGAGGGAAGATGGATTTAtggtttaatatatatatttttttttttttttctttagaaaagaCCTTCAATGAACCCACTGTTATGCgtctgattttcttttttctccagCTAAATGCTTCATCTGGTATGGGTGTTGCTGATCACagcaaaaacacatttttggaaCTGAAGAGAAAGAAGGTTCATCGGTATGTGATTTTTAAGATTgatgagaagaaaaaggagGTTCTAGTTGAGAAGACCGGTGGTCCAGCTGAGAGCTTTGATGAATTTGCAGCTGCTTTGCCTGAGAATGATTGCCGATATGCGGTTTATGACTTTGATTTTGTGACTTCTGAGAATTGTCAGAAGAGCAAGATATTCTTCATTGCGTGGTTAGCTTTTTAACTCAAATGCCCTCATTCTCTTTTGATAGGTCTCCTTAGTTGGGTAGACTAGGCACAGAATTTGAATAAGAACTCATATCCTATGCTTTACCCGACAATTAAGATCATAATCCTAGTTTCCTGTTTTCTCTTCCCTAAATTTGGAGTACCTGCTTGGGATATACACTGTACAAGTATCTTCTTATTCATCATATTGCTCTCTGTTTTGGAATTGCCCATCATCATCTTGTATTTCCCAGCATACATAATCACATTGCAGACATGTTGTGCTATCTGAGTTGAGATGTTCATTATTTCTCACTAAATTGTTTGATATCACAGATTTGAACGTAACCATTGTAGCTTGTCTTGTTTGATATAGACATCAATGAACTTGCATGGGAAGGCTACAGGGAGAAAAACTCAATGATATTAGACCATGTAATATgccaacattttttaattatcaccTACTGTTATGCAAGTCCTTTTAGTTTCCAATGTGCATATAATATTGACTGTTTTTGTTTAACCTAGTTGACATTAGaagtatattgatttttctcaaATAACCGACTACTTTTGTCTGTACATCAAACGATCTTTCAAATTGGACATGACTCTCTAGCTTATGGCATTGGCTTTGGTTACCCTTTGGTATGCGGTTTGCTAGTTTAGCGTTATCTGGAATGCAGCCCCTAGATATATGCGAGTTTTTTTCTAGTGATTCACTATAGGTTCAAGTTAATCAGTTTAAGGTATGGTGGCTTAGTGGTGGTGATGCTATTCATCCATGCTCATTTAAATTCCTTCTGAAAGGAAGTCCATTGTACTGCAGTCAACCGACTCGACCCTTGAAATTCAAGTGAGTAGCTTGATGTATGAAAAACAGGAGGGACAGTCCTTTCAGGTGATGATATTGAATTCTTGTGTTTAGAACCCCGGGTTAGATCTCCATGTTCTTGGGTTGACCAATGGAGGATTCGCTCTCTGTTCTCCATACTGTTACTGAgctaatagaaatgaaaaactACTGCTCTTTTTCTTGGTGACCAAATGGAGAATTTGTGAGTATAGTCATTTGCATGGAATGTTGTGGCAACAGATCATCTTCTAATCACATCTGATTTGATTCATCAGTTACATTTCCTGTCACATGCATGACAAGATTAACTTTTTCAGTGATTTTAAGTTGCAGTTTTTCATAGCCAAGGATGAAATTCTGATCCTTTTTCCCCCTGTTTTTGACATATCATTGCtgtttcacttttcttttcccTACTTCTGCattattataaagaatttgCTGTGACtgttttatatcttatgattcattttattaatgtGGCATGCATGTTGATCAGGTCTCCTGACAGCTCAAGAATCCGCGCAAAGATGCTCTATGCCACATCCAAAGAGAGGTTTAGGCGGGAGCTAGATGGTGTCCACTATGAGATTCAGGCGACTGACCCTACAGAAATGGACCTTGAAGTTCTGAGAGAGCGGGCACACTAAACAGTCCCTGCTGTTTAGAATTTTCTTCCGTGGGGATGAAAGAACTGCTAGGGGTTTTGCCAATGTATGAACCAGTGCTTTCTGCTTTATGAAGCAATTTGCAGAGCCCATCTCTGACAGAAATAGTATTACATAATGCTTAAATAAATTGGAATCTGGAGAGGCTGTAATGAAGCTCTGGGCTAAATGTAATCGGGTTGCTATGCATCTTTCCTGCTTCTACGTTCAAGATAAGTTTGCCTTATTATCTGTATCTATGCTATATATGaattataacttaatttaagttatttaagtaattaagtatgtttggtaaaataagtTAATGGTATAAGTTAAAgtaaacaacaattttaaataataagtaaaaataattaacttattattaagtttatttttttattttatctttttatcatcGTTTGTCCTAATTATGTTTATGATCTTTTTTGCTATTTCATGATTTTCATTATTACTCGATCTCTTTTACCATAActataatttatgataataaatatatcaaattaatgatttaaaataatttttaagttaattttatcaaataatcttattatttaaaataagaaattaagtaataagttttaagttaataatttaaggataatttaacttaaaatcaacttaaattattaagtaataggtattgagttttatcaaacacccctaaaaatttgtttacttttatttatttttatatctaaaaagACATCATCATCTCAATTATATCCATATAAGTCCTTTCAAACAACTTAAATAGTTTAgataatatttgaaaagtaaatatttataatttaaaatagggTCTTGCTAGGGTACCGAAAAGTGCTTTTCGGTACCATACCCACTTTTTGGGGCCAATAAGATCAAGACACGTggcattcaaaaaataataaaaaattatacacaaCCAATTCTTCAGGTCACCCAACCGGTTGCCATGGGAATTAATTCCATGCAACACACATTTTTACATTCATTACAATAACCAATTAAAAATTTCTGTTTAATGTAATTATTGTttggtgaatttttttatgaaacagaaaaataaagagaaatttgaaaaaataaattacagtttatttaattttgtactataaagtgattaaacccacataaaaatttaatttaaaataaataaataaaattataaagaatttggtgatataatttagaaattaaggaaaagtaaatttaatttattaaataaaaaatttttgaaaaaataaattacagtttttttatttttgtactataaagtgattaaaccccacataaaaattaaatttaaaataaataaaaaaattataaagaatttggtgatataatttagaaattaaggaatagtaaatttaatttattttaacatcaaataatttgttgacaaaaatttgacgaatatttgaagtgtgaaaagcaatataattggtttatgaagttaaaaaaataggaaaactagaactaaattttataaaatatatattaaatgaaaattaatttagttgtgtactaattattaattgagaatatatgattaaattatttcttagcttttcaaaaaaattggttgaaatattgaaaatacgaAAAAAGGTATAATTACTAACAATATGGAAATCCAAACCCCTCACATATTTTTTCggtaaatttctattttgaattttttgatcCATTTCACACCCTCAAAATGTACTgaaattttgagtattttttggatttggatttttccggaaatcatttgaccaccttctaagtgtaatgaacttattgaaacaatatccaagtcatattaAGTtccaaaaaagtttaaaaacttcaaacaagtggagaatcTAGAGGGTACGAATATAtgagaattcctcacattcttcgtacccttgtgaattttttagtatttttggatttggatttttccggatatcatttaaTCACCTACCAAGTGTAACAAActaatttaaacaacatccaagtcatatgacatcccaaaaatttttaaaagttcaaagaagtggagatttgggatgGTACGAACAATGtaaggattcctcacattcttcgtaccattgtgaatttttgagtattttaggatttggatttttccggaaatcgtttcaccacctcctatgtgtaaggaacctatttaaacaatatccaagtcatatgatgtcccaaaaatttttaaaaacttcaaacaagtgtaGAATtggaagggtacgaaaaatgtgaggattcatcacattctttgtacccttttgaaatttttagtatttttggatttcgatttttccggatatcatttgaccaccttctaagtgtaacaaacctatttaaacaacctcCAAGCCATAGGATGGCcacaaaattctcaaaagtccaaagaagtggagatttgggagggtacgaacaatgtgaggattcctcacattcttcgtacccttgtgaattttttagtatttttgcatttcgatttttccggatatcctTTGACCACCTTATAAGTGTAACAAACCTACTTAAACAACCTCCAAGCCATAGGATggccacaaaattttcaaaagtccaaagaagttgagattttggagggtacgaacaatgtgaggattcctcacattcttcgtacccttgtgaattatttagtatttttgcatttcgatttttccggatatcatttgatcaccttctaagtgtaacgaacctatttaaacaacatccaagccataggatgcccaaaaaattttcaaaactccaaagaagtggagatttgggagggtacgaagaatgtgaggattcctcacattcttcgtacccttgtgaattatttagtatttttggatttcgatttttccggataccatttgaccaccttctaagtgtaacgaacctatttaaacaacatccaagtcataggatgcccaaaaaattttcaaaagtccaaagaagtcgagatttgggagggtacgaacaatgtgaggattcctcacattcttcgtacccttgtgaattttttagtatttttgcatttcgatttttccggaaatcatttgaccaccttctaagtgtaaggaacctatttaaacaacatccaagccatatgatgctccaaaaaaatttaaaaactccaaacaagaggagatttgggagggtacgaagaatgtgaggattcctcacattcttcgtacccttgtgaatttttaagtatttttgcatttcgatttttccggatatcatttgatcaccttctaagtgtaacgaacctatttaaacaacatccaagccatatgatgccccaaaaaattttaaaaactccaaacaagtggagatttgggagggtacgaacaatgtgaggattcctcacattcttcgtacccttgtgaatttttaagtatttttgcatttcgatttttccggatatcatttgatcaccttctaagtgtaacgaacctatttaaacaacattcaagccatatgatgctccaaaaaaatttaaaaactccaaacaagaggagatttgagagggtacgaagaatgtgaggattcctcacattcttcgtacccttgtgaatttttaagtatttttgcatttcgatttttccggaaatcatttgaccaccttctaagtgtaaggaacctatttaaacaacatccaagccatatgatgctccaaaaaaattttaaaaactccaaacaagaggagatttgggagggtacgaagaatgtgaggattcctcacattcttcgtacccttgtgaattatttagtatttttggatttcgatttttccggatatcatttgatcaccttctaagtgtaacgaacctatttaaacaacatccaagccatatgatgccccaaaaaattttaaaaactccaaacaagtggagatttgggagggtacgaacaatgtgaggattcctcacattcttcgtacccttgtgaattatttagtatttttggatttcgatttttccggataccatttgaccaccttctaagtgtaacgaacctatttaaacaacatccaagccatatgatgccccaaaaaaatttaaaaactccaaacaagaggagatttgggagggtacgaagaatgtgaggattcctcacattcttcgtacccttgtgaatt is a window from the Vitis riparia cultivar Riparia Gloire de Montpellier isolate 1030 chromosome 9, EGFV_Vit.rip_1.0, whole genome shotgun sequence genome containing:
- the LOC117921574 gene encoding actin-depolymerizing factor-like, with amino-acid sequence MRLIFFFLQLNASSGMGVADHSKNTFLELKRKKVHRYVIFKIDEKKKEVLVEKTGGPAESFDEFAAALPENDCRYAVYDFDFVTSENCQKSKIFFIAWSPDSSRIRAKMLYATSKERFRRELDGVHYEIQATDPTEMDLEVLRERAH